In Thermosulfurimonas sp. F29, the genomic stretch TGGTTGAAAATGGTCTTTCCTTAAATAAAGCCTTACGCCTGGTCGACCTATCTAAGTCCTCTTACTTCTATCGGAGTAAAAAGGCTTCTTACGAAGAAAAACTGGTCAGAAGGATTAAGAAATTGGCTTTGGAGAATCCAGCTTATGGCTATCGTAGACTATGGTTTCTTATCCAAAAAGAAGGCTTTGAGGTGAGTCTCAAAAAATTTTACAGACTGTATCGAAAGCTTGGTCTTAGTCTTTGTCTTCGCAAGAAGCGAGGCTGGCGGCGGACCCCGAGAACGGAAGAAGCTTTTCCCATTGAGGTTGC encodes the following:
- a CDS encoding IS3 family transposase yields the protein MLVAELVENGLSLNKALRLVDLSKSSYFYRSKKASYEEKLVRRIKKLALENPAYGYRRLWFLIQKEGFEVSLKKFYRLYRKLGLSLCLRKKRGWRRTPRTEEAFPIEVAREPSKRWSEVDPIFWTGQPPN